A DNA window from Bdellovibrio sp. BCCA contains the following coding sequences:
- a CDS encoding SRPBCC family protein, translated as MLNKTITLTRVFDAPREQVWRTWTDPERIKLWWGPKAFTAPSIKNDLRIGGTYLYAMKDAEGKLFWSTGTYKDVRYLEKIVATDSFADEKGHIVSPAEYGMPSMKDELELTVTFEDKGNQTKLTIVHKDFPANFFDQCVQGWNESLDKFDDVLRNERPAELNL; from the coding sequence ATGCTTAATAAAACAATCACTTTGACTCGTGTGTTCGATGCTCCGAGGGAACAAGTCTGGCGAACGTGGACTGATCCTGAACGCATCAAACTCTGGTGGGGACCGAAAGCTTTCACAGCTCCTTCTATTAAGAATGATCTGCGCATCGGCGGCACTTACCTTTACGCCATGAAAGATGCTGAAGGAAAATTATTCTGGAGTACGGGCACCTACAAAGATGTGCGCTATCTGGAAAAAATTGTTGCAACAGATTCATTCGCTGATGAAAAAGGGCACATTGTTTCTCCTGCTGAATACGGAATGCCTAGCATGAAGGATGAACTGGAATTGACGGTGACCTTTGAAGATAAAGGCAACCAAACGAAACTTACTATCGTTCATAAGGATTTTCCTGCCAACTTTTTTGATCAGTGTGTGCAAGGATGGAATGAATCTCTGGATAAGTTCGATGATGTTCTTCGAAATGAAAGACCTGCGGAACTTAATCTTTAG
- a CDS encoding SDR family NAD(P)-dependent oxidoreductase gives MQFKEKIVFITGANRGIGKVLVEACLAKGVRKVYAASRKIENIPAFNDPRVAPVLLDISNDEQIKLALDKCADTQKSPKDLEELSKKMYFGI, from the coding sequence ATGCAATTCAAAGAAAAAATAGTTTTTATTACTGGAGCCAATCGGGGTATTGGGAAAGTCCTTGTTGAGGCCTGTCTCGCTAAAGGTGTAAGAAAAGTCTATGCAGCCTCACGAAAGATTGAAAATATTCCCGCATTCAACGATCCCAGAGTTGCTCCTGTACTCCTTGACATTTCTAACGATGAGCAAATTAAACTCGCTCTCGATAAATGCGCTGACACGCAAAAATCGCCCAAAGATTTGGAAGAGCTTTCTAAGAAAATGTATTTTGGAATTTAA
- a CDS encoding VOC family protein — protein MQIDPCLWFDNQAEEAAKLYTSLFKNSKLGSVAYYGKAGAEVSGQKEGSVMTVEFEIEGQNYVALNGGPIFKFTPGVSLFVSCETEEEINHLWKELSKDGKILFELKEYPWAKKYAWCTDRFGLPWQLILSESKQKIAPAILFTGKMFGKGEEAIEFYTSVFKNSMVQTMHKDPQTKTVMHARFSLGGQEFVLMEGQKEQTNEITHALSLMVNCKTQEEVDEYWQKLSAGGSTEPCGWLKDKYGVSWQVVPEVLAEMMSDRDPVKTENVMKAMLTMKKLDIAKLKDAYR, from the coding sequence ATGCAAATCGATCCTTGTCTTTGGTTTGATAACCAAGCAGAAGAAGCGGCGAAACTCTACACGTCTCTTTTCAAAAACTCGAAGTTAGGAAGTGTAGCTTATTACGGGAAAGCGGGAGCTGAAGTCTCTGGGCAAAAAGAAGGTTCCGTGATGACTGTTGAATTTGAAATCGAAGGGCAAAATTACGTAGCTCTCAACGGTGGACCTATTTTTAAATTTACTCCCGGCGTTTCACTGTTCGTATCATGTGAAACGGAAGAGGAAATAAACCATCTTTGGAAGGAGCTGAGTAAGGACGGCAAAATTTTGTTTGAGCTTAAGGAATATCCTTGGGCAAAAAAATACGCTTGGTGTACGGATCGTTTCGGTCTTCCTTGGCAGTTGATTCTTTCCGAAAGCAAACAAAAGATCGCTCCTGCTATTCTATTTACAGGAAAAATGTTTGGAAAAGGCGAGGAAGCCATTGAATTTTATACTTCAGTTTTCAAGAACTCCATGGTGCAAACAATGCATAAGGATCCTCAAACTAAGACAGTGATGCACGCAAGGTTTTCTCTCGGTGGACAAGAGTTTGTTTTGATGGAAGGTCAAAAAGAGCAAACAAACGAGATTACGCATGCTCTTTCGTTGATGGTGAATTGTAAAACTCAAGAAGAGGTCGACGAGTATTGGCAGAAACTTTCCGCAGGCGGATCGACGGAGCCTTGTGGATGGCTCAAGGATAAATATGGCGTTTCATGGCAAGTTGTGCCTGAAGTTCTCGCAGAGATGATGAGCGACCGCGATCCTGTTAAAACGGAGAATGTGATGAAGGCTATGCTCACCATGAAAAAGCTTGATATCGCCAAGCTGAAAGACGCATATAGATGA
- a CDS encoding FBP domain-containing protein: MQTQLNNFVKENSFAIESEAELIQAFRPRDQKKLVLPEKLKFPLNVRSYFTWKEPSGVYTYLIFKMPNWDLPRGVAFKRSASTGEPVGGLCSWCHAYGTSDEIGMLSVSMSSNVSSSYLICHDLSCIEKIEDNAAMSGKEPDKYIAELYYRMEKLFENISGYKPE, encoded by the coding sequence GTGCAGACTCAATTAAATAATTTCGTAAAAGAGAACTCATTTGCGATCGAAAGTGAAGCAGAGCTTATTCAAGCCTTTCGTCCTCGAGATCAAAAGAAATTAGTTCTTCCTGAAAAGCTTAAATTCCCTCTGAATGTGCGCTCGTACTTCACGTGGAAAGAGCCTTCGGGTGTTTATACTTATCTTATTTTTAAAATGCCAAACTGGGATTTGCCAAGAGGTGTAGCGTTTAAGCGTTCTGCTTCTACGGGAGAGCCTGTCGGTGGACTGTGCAGTTGGTGCCACGCTTACGGAACGTCGGATGAAATTGGAATGCTTTCTGTTTCGATGAGTTCAAACGTGAGCAGCTCTTATCTCATTTGTCATGACTTAAGCTGCATTGAAAAAATCGAAGACAATGCCGCCATGTCGGGAAAAGAGCCGGACAAATATATCGCAGAGCTTTACTATCGTATGGAAAAGCTCTTTGAAAACATCAGCGGCTACAAACCGGAATAA
- a CDS encoding DUF6496 domain-containing protein: MPEKAVVERARKKAREGKSPSTQAGEFVKAEIDKVRKGEHGVRSPKQAIAIGLSEARKAGVKLPPNPNKKAKTTRKTKRKASSETSAKRARASLKALKREPTSTVSPESMSKFSKQAAKKRGPEKRHKAAMKAVKTKGPQELKRAAKKAAHTREMRAHH; encoded by the coding sequence ATGCCAGAAAAAGCAGTCGTTGAGCGGGCACGCAAAAAAGCCCGCGAAGGAAAATCTCCCTCCACTCAAGCCGGAGAATTCGTCAAAGCCGAAATCGATAAAGTGCGCAAAGGCGAACATGGCGTGCGCTCTCCGAAACAAGCTATCGCTATCGGTCTTTCAGAAGCCCGTAAAGCCGGAGTCAAACTTCCCCCGAATCCAAATAAAAAAGCGAAGACTACAAGAAAGACAAAACGCAAAGCGAGTTCCGAGACTTCCGCAAAACGAGCACGTGCTTCGTTAAAGGCGTTAAAACGCGAACCAACATCGACAGTTTCGCCTGAATCCATGTCGAAGTTTTCAAAACAAGCCGCTAAAAAACGGGGTCCTGAAAAACGCCACAAAGCTGCGATGAAAGCCGTAAAAACCAAGGGACCTCAGGAACTCAAAAGAGCTGCAAAAAAAGCTGCTCACACTCGAGAAATGCGCGCGCATCATTAG
- a CDS encoding MBL fold metallo-hydrolase — protein MSLKISRILHAGYVFECGGTQIAFDPVFENPFSRNCHAFPNVKFHHDEIRNLNFDAVFISHYHDDHCSLESLNYLDRKTPIYMFCVFEEMFSLIRELGFQNVHSLKLNETLKIGPIEITPRRALDEDVDSIFHIKAEGINILNVVDSWIDYETLDLLVKGNSWDLVLWPFQTMRELEVLSPSRFPEVSLTLPPEWLEQIKKLNPKYIVPSSCQFTMEPWSWYNGAFFPITYKDFQKEIKTILPKTEVIRLNPSMSVTFEENLLKNSSSLSWIEPVGEQNGDYEYNQDLKPPSTAEVAQHFEPLTKDQKDFVIEYCKNGLIKKFQSMESSADPYFEKSRNWCLSLYDSDGAATSFYYHLQGNKITLLSASTEFISWKTEVPLAKLYAALELGESLTSMYMRINNCVFDSETENEIKDADIVEDPLIRSLFNGVFGSYQKAQLKKIKNQSR, from the coding sequence ATGAGTTTAAAGATTTCGCGTATTTTGCATGCGGGTTACGTTTTTGAGTGCGGTGGAACTCAAATCGCCTTTGATCCGGTTTTTGAAAATCCGTTTAGCCGGAACTGCCACGCTTTTCCTAATGTGAAGTTCCATCATGATGAGATCAGAAATCTTAATTTTGATGCGGTTTTTATTTCTCACTACCATGATGACCATTGTTCCCTAGAAAGTCTTAATTACCTGGATCGCAAGACGCCGATCTATATGTTCTGTGTTTTTGAAGAAATGTTTTCTTTGATTCGTGAGTTAGGTTTTCAAAACGTGCATTCACTGAAATTAAACGAAACTCTCAAAATCGGACCTATCGAAATCACTCCGCGAAGAGCTTTGGATGAAGATGTGGACTCGATCTTTCATATTAAGGCTGAGGGAATCAATATTTTAAACGTCGTTGATTCATGGATCGATTACGAAACTTTGGACCTTCTGGTTAAAGGCAATTCTTGGGACTTAGTTTTGTGGCCGTTTCAAACTATGCGCGAGCTCGAAGTGCTTTCTCCGTCGCGTTTCCCAGAGGTGTCTTTAACACTTCCGCCGGAATGGTTAGAGCAAATCAAAAAGCTTAATCCTAAATATATCGTTCCAAGCTCTTGTCAGTTCACGATGGAGCCTTGGTCTTGGTATAACGGCGCTTTTTTCCCAATCACTTATAAAGATTTTCAAAAGGAAATTAAAACGATTTTGCCGAAGACGGAGGTAATTCGTCTTAATCCTTCAATGTCAGTAACTTTCGAAGAAAATTTATTGAAGAACTCTTCTTCTTTATCTTGGATAGAGCCCGTTGGTGAACAAAATGGAGACTACGAATACAATCAAGATCTGAAGCCACCATCGACAGCCGAAGTAGCGCAACATTTTGAGCCACTTACAAAAGATCAGAAGGATTTTGTCATAGAATATTGTAAGAACGGCCTAATCAAAAAATTCCAATCTATGGAGTCGTCGGCAGATCCTTATTTCGAAAAATCTAGAAATTGGTGTCTTTCTTTGTACGATAGCGACGGAGCTGCGACGTCATTTTATTACCATCTTCAGGGGAATAAAATCACACTTTTATCTGCATCGACAGAATTTATCTCTTGGAAAACAGAAGTGCCTCTAGCGAAATTATACGCGGCCCTTGAGTTGGGCGAGTCTTTGACTTCTATGTATATGAGAATCAATAACTGTGTTTTTGATTCAGAAACAGAAAATGAAATTAAAGACGCCGATATTGTTGAAGATCCTCTTATTAGAAGTCTTTTTAACGGCGTCTTTGGTTCGTATCAAAAAGCCCAGCTTAAAAAAATCAAAAACCAATCACGATAA
- a CDS encoding CBS domain-containing protein, with amino-acid sequence MTHQETGTRKANLKLRWEKSRIVSIGPDANLTEAAKLMKDQQVGDVLVMGNKGPSSIQGIVTDRDIALCLASNDDVSSIRVGDIMSPSVVTGNIDDDIFKLAGLMKNSGVTRLPLMGQGNQVIGVVTARNLIEVLLGALFDLVQISETQHQNERSHH; translated from the coding sequence ATGACTCATCAAGAAACCGGAACTCGCAAAGCCAACTTGAAACTGCGCTGGGAAAAAAGCCGCATTGTCTCTATCGGTCCCGACGCCAATCTTACTGAAGCGGCAAAGCTTATGAAAGATCAACAAGTCGGAGATGTTTTGGTTATGGGAAACAAAGGACCATCCTCGATTCAAGGAATCGTCACGGATCGCGACATTGCTCTTTGCCTTGCTTCGAATGACGACGTGTCGTCGATCCGTGTCGGTGATATTATGTCGCCTTCGGTTGTCACTGGAAATATCGACGACGATATTTTTAAACTTGCGGGTCTTATGAAAAACTCCGGTGTCACCCGTCTGCCTTTGATGGGACAAGGCAACCAAGTCATTGGTGTTGTGACTGCAAGAAACTTAATTGAAGTTCTTCTGGGTGCTCTTTTTGATTTGGTTCAAATTTCAGAAACTCAACATCAAAACGAACGGTCTCACCATTAA
- a CDS encoding SRPBCC family protein — MPGTVQLHRVLAAPPERVFRAFTNPDAMAKWLPPHGFVGKVHEMDFRVGGGYKMSFTNLTTQNSQSFGGKYTEIKTNELLKYTDKFDDPNLPGEMHVTISFRKSVGGTELKITQDGIPDVIPVDMCYLGWQQSLMLLTQLVEPEIKEG; from the coding sequence ATGCCGGGTACAGTTCAACTTCACAGAGTATTGGCGGCTCCGCCAGAGAGAGTGTTCAGAGCATTTACCAATCCGGATGCTATGGCGAAATGGCTTCCTCCGCATGGGTTTGTTGGAAAAGTTCACGAGATGGATTTTCGTGTCGGTGGCGGCTACAAAATGTCATTCACGAATTTAACGACGCAGAACAGTCAGTCATTTGGCGGGAAATACACTGAAATTAAAACTAATGAATTATTAAAGTACACCGACAAATTCGATGATCCCAATCTTCCTGGCGAAATGCACGTGACGATTTCATTTCGTAAGAGTGTCGGCGGAACGGAATTAAAAATCACACAAGACGGCATTCCCGACGTCATTCCAGTAGACATGTGTTATCTCGGTTGGCAGCAGTCGTTAATGCTTCTTACCCAACTTGTTGAGCCAGAAATTAAAGAAGGATAG
- a CDS encoding OPT family oligopeptide transporter, protein MIKELSEEQVHSMTLEEKDEWWLKNVYKGDMPQLTLRSALTGMILGGVLSLTNLYIGIKTGWTLGVGISSVILSFAFFKLMAKMKLGSHMTILENNAMQSIATSAGYMTAPMMASIPAYMMVTGQVIPMWQTFWWIVVLALLGVLFAFPLKKRFINDEQMPFPEGYAAGVVLESLHSDEGKEGVFKAKLMMAGAGLSALIEILRADAVLDSLKLKFLALPHYWDDFIYKFATPKIIGSPLKDLTIQFDTSIVMMGTGGLMSMKTAMSILLGGFINYFICAPILIDAGIIPEAKFKAITMWALWGGAAVMTTSSLYGFFSKPQIIVQSFAKMFSKKEKKSDALDKIELPMWIFAVGIPVLGAITVYLGHVWFGIHYWLGLLAIPLVFIFTLIAVTSTGLTAITPGGALGKLTQITYGVVAPGNVTTNLMTAGITSEVSLNASNLLMDIKPAYMLGGKPRHQAVGHVLGIFAGGLVAVPVFYSLFHGDVSMFTSESLPLPSASIWKGVSEVLTKGISNLHPTAQVAAFVGAILGIVIEVLNKKTKGRFPLSGVGLGLGFVLRFADAWSMALGTLLFWLARKRFKDPASFGYRAFVDNQETLAAGVIAGGSIIGIILILLENAVG, encoded by the coding sequence ATGATTAAGGAACTCTCTGAAGAACAAGTTCACTCGATGACTCTTGAAGAAAAAGACGAGTGGTGGCTGAAGAATGTTTATAAGGGCGATATGCCTCAGCTCACACTCCGTTCTGCTTTGACGGGAATGATTCTTGGTGGCGTTTTAAGTCTGACGAATCTTTATATTGGAATCAAAACCGGATGGACATTGGGAGTAGGGATCTCTTCGGTGATTTTGTCTTTCGCGTTTTTTAAATTAATGGCGAAAATGAAACTCGGCTCGCACATGACGATTCTTGAAAACAATGCCATGCAAAGTATTGCAACAAGTGCCGGATATATGACAGCACCGATGATGGCCTCAATTCCTGCTTACATGATGGTGACAGGACAAGTGATTCCAATGTGGCAAACATTTTGGTGGATCGTTGTGTTGGCCTTGCTGGGAGTTCTCTTCGCATTCCCTTTAAAAAAACGTTTTATCAACGATGAACAAATGCCGTTTCCGGAAGGTTACGCTGCCGGTGTTGTGCTTGAAAGTCTGCATTCCGATGAAGGTAAAGAAGGTGTCTTTAAAGCGAAGCTAATGATGGCGGGTGCGGGTCTTTCTGCATTAATTGAAATTTTAAGAGCTGACGCCGTTTTGGATTCTTTAAAATTAAAGTTCTTAGCACTTCCACATTATTGGGACGATTTCATTTATAAATTCGCGACTCCTAAGATCATAGGAAGTCCTTTGAAAGATCTCACCATTCAGTTTGATACGTCCATCGTCATGATGGGAACGGGTGGTTTGATGAGCATGAAGACGGCGATGTCGATCTTGCTTGGTGGATTCATTAATTATTTCATTTGTGCGCCAATTCTTATTGATGCCGGAATTATTCCTGAAGCGAAGTTTAAAGCGATCACAATGTGGGCGCTATGGGGAGGTGCCGCAGTGATGACGACATCTTCTTTGTACGGTTTCTTTTCAAAACCACAAATCATTGTACAAAGTTTTGCAAAGATGTTTTCAAAAAAAGAAAAGAAGTCAGATGCTTTGGATAAAATTGAACTTCCAATGTGGATTTTTGCTGTAGGTATTCCTGTTCTTGGTGCTATCACAGTTTACTTGGGTCACGTGTGGTTCGGTATTCACTATTGGCTAGGACTTCTTGCGATTCCTTTGGTGTTCATCTTCACGCTCATTGCTGTCACATCGACGGGATTAACAGCGATCACTCCGGGCGGAGCTCTTGGCAAGCTCACACAAATCACTTATGGTGTGGTTGCTCCTGGAAATGTGACGACGAACTTAATGACGGCAGGAATCACATCCGAAGTTTCTTTGAATGCGAGTAATCTGCTCATGGATATTAAGCCTGCTTACATGTTGGGTGGAAAACCTCGTCATCAAGCGGTCGGTCATGTCTTAGGAATTTTTGCAGGTGGCTTAGTGGCTGTTCCCGTTTTCTATTCGCTCTTCCATGGCGACGTTTCCATGTTCACATCTGAAAGTCTGCCGCTTCCAAGTGCGTCTATTTGGAAAGGTGTTTCGGAAGTTTTAACAAAAGGAATTAGCAATCTTCATCCGACAGCGCAAGTGGCGGCTTTTGTCGGGGCTATTCTTGGAATTGTGATTGAAGTTCTAAATAAAAAAACGAAAGGCCGTTTTCCTCTTTCTGGAGTCGGTCTAGGCTTGGGATTTGTTCTTCGCTTTGCCGATGCATGGTCTATGGCTTTGGGAACTTTGCTATTCTGGCTTGCGCGCAAACGTTTTAAAGACCCTGCAAGCTTTGGTTATCGCGCGTTCGTTGATAACCAGGAAACTCTTGCGGCCGGTGTGATTGCGGGCGGATCAATTATAGGGATTATTTTAATTCTCTTGGAAAATGCAGTTGGTTAA
- a CDS encoding BON domain-containing protein → MRHTNPRYRHITSESIDYGLRSDAIHTPSSGYSYSTAESYEWDRAMNPNVRYVPGENNRDLAREWSREPREERNQKSFYGRGPKNYRRTDERIYEDVCEVLSRHPDIDASEIIVDVDHGIVYLDGTVETRRVRALAEEVVEDLLGVQQVDNNLEVLPRDRDLRRISHSLS, encoded by the coding sequence GTGAGACACACCAATCCTCGCTATCGCCACATCACTTCAGAATCTATCGACTATGGATTAAGATCCGACGCCATTCATACGCCTTCATCGGGTTACAGCTATTCAACAGCAGAGTCCTATGAATGGGATCGAGCTATGAATCCAAATGTGCGTTACGTGCCAGGTGAAAACAACCGCGACCTTGCGCGCGAATGGAGTCGCGAACCCCGCGAGGAGCGTAATCAAAAGTCATTTTACGGAAGAGGTCCGAAAAATTATCGTCGCACGGATGAACGCATTTACGAAGACGTGTGCGAAGTCCTTTCTAGACATCCGGATATCGATGCCAGCGAGATCATTGTCGATGTCGATCACGGTATCGTTTATCTCGATGGAACGGTCGAAACAAGACGAGTTCGTGCCTTGGCTGAAGAAGTTGTTGAGGATCTGTTAGGTGTCCAGCAAGTTGACAACAATCTTGAGGTTTTGCCGAGAGACCGCGATCTTCGCCGCATCTCACATAGTTTATCGTGA
- a CDS encoding class I SAM-dependent methyltransferase: protein MTAKSSEIPDSTAVRVALWRAMHVQIDAAPHVLDDEIGLKLVSPPEGWRERPDMHPQGTAPFRASIVARARFIEDLVAEQVNHGVTQYVILGAGLDTFAQRRPEVASKIKVFEIDKPDTQAWKRQRLIETGYPIPEWLRFVPVDFELGDSWWDRLIAAGFDPKKPAIVTSIGVSMYLTMDAIKDTLRQMMKLAPGSKFIMTFMLPLDLVASEDRFGYERSMKGAQMSGTPFISFFSPEEMLKLARSIGFQKVEHLSTADMVPRYFANRSDGLKPSTGEELLIATI from the coding sequence ATGACAGCAAAGTCCTCAGAGATACCAGATAGTACGGCCGTTCGAGTTGCTCTTTGGAGAGCCATGCATGTTCAGATCGATGCGGCTCCTCATGTGCTTGATGATGAGATCGGCCTTAAACTGGTTTCTCCGCCAGAAGGTTGGCGTGAACGTCCTGATATGCATCCACAAGGAACAGCTCCGTTTCGTGCTTCGATTGTGGCGCGTGCTCGTTTCATTGAAGACTTAGTTGCTGAGCAAGTAAATCACGGCGTCACTCAATATGTTATTCTTGGAGCGGGGCTTGATACATTTGCTCAGCGTCGTCCTGAGGTTGCTTCAAAGATTAAAGTTTTTGAAATTGATAAACCGGATACACAGGCTTGGAAACGCCAGCGTTTGATTGAAACTGGTTATCCAATTCCAGAATGGCTTCGCTTTGTCCCCGTGGACTTTGAATTAGGTGATTCGTGGTGGGATCGTCTAATTGCCGCTGGTTTTGATCCCAAAAAACCTGCGATTGTGACTTCTATTGGTGTGAGCATGTATCTGACGATGGATGCGATCAAAGATACTTTACGTCAAATGATGAAGCTCGCTCCCGGTTCGAAATTTATCATGACGTTCATGTTGCCTTTAGATCTTGTCGCATCTGAAGATCGTTTTGGTTATGAAAGATCCATGAAGGGCGCTCAGATGTCGGGAACTCCGTTTATTAGCTTTTTCTCTCCTGAAGAGATGCTTAAACTTGCGCGCAGTATAGGGTTTCAAAAAGTGGAGCATCTTTCAACGGCAGATATGGTGCCTCGCTATTTTGCCAACAGGTCGGATGGTTTAAAGCCTTCTACGGGAGAAGAGCTTTTGATCGCGACTATATAG
- a CDS encoding TetR/AcrR family transcriptional regulator: MVDRKKSPKKTRNLEESRKEILEAAFWEIFTRSFQGVSVDDIVGKTSLTKGAFYHQFPTKLDLGYALVDEVIKPMTYSRWIDPLKEYENPIEGILAQLKNLIGKAKPSELRYGCPLNNLVQEMAPVDKGFKERLENALNYWIDGMEKELKRAKEGGYLKKDVNTRQAAHFVVMAHEGFYGMLKALDDPKAFDALYDSLKRYFATIRS; encoded by the coding sequence ATGGTTGATAGAAAAAAAAGCCCCAAAAAGACACGAAACCTCGAAGAATCCCGAAAAGAGATCTTAGAGGCCGCTTTCTGGGAGATTTTTACCCGCAGTTTTCAAGGTGTCAGCGTTGACGATATCGTTGGTAAAACGTCCCTGACGAAAGGAGCGTTCTATCATCAGTTTCCAACCAAGCTTGATTTAGGATATGCGCTTGTTGATGAAGTGATTAAGCCGATGACTTACAGTCGTTGGATTGATCCTCTTAAAGAGTATGAAAATCCTATTGAGGGAATTCTTGCGCAACTCAAGAATCTTATTGGCAAAGCAAAACCCAGTGAGCTTCGTTACGGATGTCCTTTGAATAATCTGGTTCAAGAGATGGCACCTGTCGACAAAGGCTTTAAAGAACGTCTGGAAAATGCGTTGAATTATTGGATCGACGGCATGGAAAAAGAATTAAAACGCGCCAAAGAAGGCGGATATCTTAAAAAAGATGTGAACACCCGTCAGGCCGCGCACTTTGTGGTTATGGCACATGAGGGTTTCTATGGAATGCTGAAAGCTCTCGATGATCCTAAGGCTTTTGATGCTCTCTATGATTCACTCAAGCGTTATTTCGCGACAATACGGTCGTAG
- a CDS encoding GFA family protein, with protein MKHQGSCHCGAVKFEVDADLKEGITCNCSICNRKGTILAFVPDSAFRLISGGDSLTDYQFGKKSIHHTFCKVCGVTAFASGKMPTGEPIKAINLRCVEDLALDEIKTQFYDGKSIQI; from the coding sequence ATGAAACATCAAGGAAGCTGTCATTGTGGCGCCGTGAAATTTGAGGTCGACGCAGACCTCAAAGAAGGAATAACTTGCAACTGTTCGATCTGCAATCGCAAAGGCACCATTCTAGCATTTGTACCAGACAGCGCTTTTCGACTTATCTCTGGCGGTGACTCTTTAACCGACTACCAATTCGGCAAGAAATCCATTCACCACACTTTCTGTAAAGTCTGCGGAGTCACAGCTTTTGCGTCCGGCAAAATGCCTACGGGTGAACCTATTAAGGCGATCAATTTAAGATGTGTTGAAGATCTTGCATTAGACGAAATTAAAACGCAGTTTTACGACGGAAAAAGTATTCAAATATAA
- a CDS encoding exodeoxyribonuclease III, which translates to MKLISWNVNGLRSVQRKNFREWFEEEKADVVCLQEIKISEEAIQEDETLYHPSRYHSQWAFAEKAGYSGLALYSKKEPDEVRIGMGIPKFDSEGRWLEADFGPITVINSYWPNSQRDHARLPFKLEFCAAAEKRLEALRKKGREVVICGDFNIAHKEIDLKNPKSNMKNAGFLPEERAWMTKFQDKLEWVDAFRKFEQGPGHYTWWSYRPGVREKNVGWRLDYFLVNKEASDRLKAAAHCPEVMGSDHCPVRLTLKK; encoded by the coding sequence ATGAAATTGATCTCATGGAATGTTAATGGTTTGCGCTCGGTTCAACGTAAGAATTTTCGTGAATGGTTCGAAGAAGAAAAAGCGGACGTCGTGTGCTTGCAGGAAATTAAAATTTCCGAAGAAGCTATTCAAGAGGATGAAACTCTTTATCATCCCAGCCGTTACCATTCACAATGGGCTTTTGCTGAAAAAGCCGGGTATTCTGGCTTAGCTCTTTATTCAAAAAAAGAACCCGACGAGGTTCGTATCGGAATGGGCATTCCTAAATTTGATAGCGAAGGTCGATGGCTGGAAGCGGATTTCGGTCCGATCACAGTTATTAACAGTTATTGGCCCAACAGTCAGCGCGACCATGCCCGCTTGCCTTTTAAGTTGGAATTCTGCGCGGCTGCTGAAAAACGTTTGGAAGCTCTTAGAAAAAAAGGCCGTGAGGTTGTTATTTGCGGTGACTTTAACATCGCTCACAAAGAAATCGATTTAAAAAATCCAAAATCAAATATGAAAAACGCAGGCTTTCTTCCTGAAGAGCGTGCGTGGATGACAAAGTTCCAAGACAAACTTGAGTGGGTCGATGCCTTCCGCAAATTTGAACAAGGTCCTGGCCATTACACATGGTGGAGCTATCGCCCGGGCGTTCGGGAAAAGAACGTGGGTTGGCGTCTTGATTATTTCCTCGTGAATAAAGAAGCTTCTGATCGCTTGAAAGCAGCAGCTCACTGTCCTGAGGTGATGGGATCAGATCACTGCCCTGTTCGACTGACTCTGAAAAAATAA
- a CDS encoding VOC family protein produces MQNEFWVNLPSKDLERTRKFFTDIGFHMDTVHSNAQMVSMDLGNKKVVVNVFPENMFREFIGGQQVTDGKQSNEVLFSLGAGSPQEVDAWAEKAVKAGATLYAKPGYKDGWMYGCGFVDPDGHRWNLLFMDMSKMPKG; encoded by the coding sequence ATGCAAAACGAATTCTGGGTGAATCTTCCCTCTAAAGACCTTGAGAGAACAAGAAAGTTTTTTACCGATATTGGCTTTCACATGGACACCGTTCACTCAAATGCACAAATGGTGAGTATGGATTTGGGCAACAAAAAGGTTGTCGTGAATGTTTTCCCTGAAAACATGTTTCGTGAATTTATCGGCGGCCAACAGGTCACAGATGGCAAGCAATCCAATGAAGTTTTATTTTCTCTAGGTGCGGGCTCTCCACAAGAAGTCGACGCATGGGCTGAAAAAGCAGTCAAAGCTGGCGCAACTCTTTACGCTAAGCCTGGCTATAAAGACGGATGGATGTATGGTTGTGGATTTGTTGATCCAGACGGTCACCGTTGGAATTTGCTTTTCATGGACATGAGCAAAATGCCGAAGGGTTAG